A single region of the Ascaphus truei isolate aAscTru1 chromosome 6, aAscTru1.hap1, whole genome shotgun sequence genome encodes:
- the LOC142498103 gene encoding microtubule-actin cross-linking factor 1-like, with the protein MEHPYMIAAKGNEGNALTSAAANIANAEKFVELFESWLYEEDNVKEQPPSVEEHIQKLQSACKELKKIELVIESLTTQHSYDMRYDSKSNMDSKRIQWLLERFEHIKTYVDLRQYMLKMFQRLFEIWLEQGKPLKIWLAETMALQERLHSTTCNSEAVIGHHLELQKVLIKESNLMEGKLEICKKMVCKLLEILKEIGSWSEKFRQVVDAKTCQNGTRRWNDVLIDSVTEEMDQVDQRFSAVTKLNYCYLLHLEDLLQMTLQGHRAIKSQRKITDIHQKFQLVFHEMSRKTAEMRRKKNEP; encoded by the exons ATGGAGCATCCTTACATGATAGCTGCAAAGGGGAA TGAAGGAAATGCACTGACGTCTGCTGCTGCCAACATTGCTAACGCTGAGAAGTTTGTTGAGCTCTTTGAAAGCTGGTTGTATGAAGAGGACAACGTAAAGGAGCAACCGCCATCAGTGGAGGAGCATATCCAGAAACTGCAG AGTGCCTGTAAAGAATTGAAGAAGATCGAGCTGGTAATAGAATCTTTGACGACACAGCATTCCTATGACATGCGCTATGATTCTAAAAGTAATATGGACTCTAAGAGAATTCAGTGGCTGCTTGAAAGGTTTGAACATATCAAGACATATGTAGACTTAAG ACAGTATATGCTGAAGATGTTTCAGAGGCTGTTTGAAATTTGGTTGGAGCAGGGGAAACCATTGAAGATCTGGTTGGCAGAAACTATGGCACTACAGGAGAGACTCCACAGCACAACCTGTAATAGTGAAGCAGTTATTGGACATCATCTTGAGCTGCAAAAG GTCCTTATTAAAGAAAGCAACCTTATGGAAGGAAAGTTGGAGATATGCAAGAAGATGGTATGCAAGCTATTAGAAATATTAAAG GAGATCGGCAGTTGGTCAGAAAAATTTCGGCAGGTAGTAGATGCAAAGACATGTCAGAATGGAACAAGAAGGTGGAATGATGTTCTGATTGATTCAGTAACTGAAGAG ATGGACCAGGTGGATCAGCGTTTTTCTGCTGTGACTAAGCTAAATTACTGTTACCTTCTGCATCTGGAAGATCTTCTGCAGATGACACTCCAAGGACACAGGGCAATTAAGAGTCAAAGAAAGATCACGGACATCCACCAAAAGTTCCAATTGGTATTCCATGAGATGTCTCGGAAGACAGCAGAAATGAGGAGGAAAAAAAACGAACCCTGA